One Halichoerus grypus chromosome 1, mHalGry1.hap1.1, whole genome shotgun sequence genomic region harbors:
- the VHL gene encoding von Hippel-Lindau disease tumor suppressor codes for MPRKAGNVEEAEAGAEEVGAEEVGPEEYGGEESGTEESGPEESDPEEPGAEEEMEAGQPRPVLRSVNSCEPSQVIFCNRSPRVVLPVWLNFDGEPQPYPTLPPGTGRRIHSYRGHLWLFRDAGTYDGLLVNQTELFVPSLNVDGQPIFANITLPVYTLKERCLQVVRSLVKPENYRRLDIVRSLYEDLEDHPNVRKDLERLTQEHIENQRLEGETEDFN; via the exons ATGCCCCGGAAGGCAGGGAACGTGGAAGAGGCTGAGGCAGGTGCGGAGGAGGTGGGCGCCGAGGAGGTGGGCCCCGAAGAGTACGGCGGGGAAGAGTCGGGCACCGAGGAGTCCGGCCCGGAAGAGTCTGACCCAGAGGAGCCGGGCGCCGAGGAGGAGATGGAGGCCGGGCAGCCGCGGCCGGTGCTGCGCTCAGTGAACTCCTGTGAGCCGTCGCAGGTCATCTTCTGCAACCGCAGCCCGCGCGTCGTGCTGCCGGTGTGGCTCAACTTCGACGGCGAGCCGCAGCCCTACCCGACGCTGCCGCCTGGCACGGGCCGCCGCATCCACAGCTACCGAG GTCACCTTTGGCTCTTCCGAGATGCAGGGACATATGATGGGCTTCTGGTTAACCAGACTGAGCTGTTTGTGCCATCTCTCAATGTTGATGGACAGCCTATTTTTGCCAACATCACACTGCCAG TGTATACTCTGAAAGAGCGGTGCCTCCAGGTTGTCCGAAGCCTAGTCAAGCCTGAGAATTACAGGAGACTGGACATCGTGAGATCACTCTATGAAGATCTGGAAGACCACCCGAATGTAAGGAAAGACCTGGAGCGGCTGACACAGGAGCATATTGAAAATCAACGGCTGGAAGGGGAGACTGAggattttaattga